A genomic region of Arachis hypogaea cultivar Tifrunner chromosome 5, arahy.Tifrunner.gnm2.J5K5, whole genome shotgun sequence contains the following coding sequences:
- the LOC112802089 gene encoding probable RNA-dependent RNA polymerase 3 isoform X2 — MATNNGTEQVVVPLPVKVDNLLERICKEQNQRPPDSEARRKLAEIGEQEALTLLDKISDSKIKSLSAYIVYMIKISTGSSSPSSFPSPSISPFASSTLSPNRFTGSATRTMSQHHQNTVGLGSSQAVVTELKRNPLDFYAERREEKMLSPQMEALGELEFRRAFLLLSYIGGESLETLQPDYIRSLKDLPMGRFERTIWQDVGHKYIKDCRDRQSYVDWDSSRPHVYQCYVSTDGSLRFKGPVIQNSRTHLQRTLGDDNVLLVKFSEEGSVTKTRITVDEAINLYEKFGKEGIQVGLRLYRFFVFKDGGKEEKKKDPASSSVKCYFVRMKSLSSADERASYILADRNMIEARCLFMHAHTLASVDKYMARFSLLLSKTFKLDIDLASVNVKQIDDEYCLDEKGERIPDIDGKLRIHTDGTGFISEDLASCCPTSLFKGTAKNKVTKPLMIQCRLFHKGSAIKGTLLVNHTLPPRTIQVRDSMIKVKSDKELENAPSIDSLEVVGTSNHPNRSFLSKYLIALLSYGGVPNEYFIEVLQDNLKEVDQIFSNKRAAFRASLNHGEMDDYTALRMILCGISIEEPHLQFQLSVFAKEEMKKLRGGKIYIPDSFYLMGTVDPTGKLERNQVCVIHENGPITGEVLVYRNPGLHFGDIHRMVAVPLEELKSYVGDSKYAIFFPCVGPRSVADEIAGGDFDGDMYWVSQNSELLKSFRQSDPWIETRPEEPHDKEPRDKEQNVKEPRDMSSDEFEERLFRLYLKTRFEPSIAIGAAADSWMALMDRFLTIRNEEEKERVKENIIRLVNIYYVALDAPKKSGRKIEVPKELSAELFPHYMEKEKSFTSTSVLGMIYDEVLRWQHKEDPAIDIKKLPCFDIEVPKTSLENWRNLYKEYLRDMTAALRDKENDKDASKWKADEVIKYYKQKLYDGADNMEDSARDINDIYIDALAVYNATYDHAMAVKEVNKCGFAWKVAGLPLCSLYNLKQDEKAFVVSLSVLREIG, encoded by the exons ATGGCGACTAACAACGGCACAGAGCAAGTAGTGGTGCCTCTTCCAGTTAAGGTGGACAATCTTCTAGAGCGCATCTGCAAGGAACAGAACCAGCGTCCTCCAGATTCTGAAGCCAGGCGCAAGCTCGCTGAAATTGGCGAGCAAGAAGCCCTTACTTTACTAGACAAAATCTCAGACTCCAAAATCAAGTCTCTAAGCGCATACATAGTTTACATGATCAAAATATCAACTGGCTCATCATCGCCATCTTCATTTCCTTCTCCGTCGATCTCCCCTTTTGCTTCTTCTACTCTCTCTCCCAACCGTTTCACCGGTTCAGCTACGCGCACGATGAGCCAGCACCACCAAA ATACAGTTGGTTTAGGCAGTTCTCAGGCCGTTGTTACAGAACTTAAACGAAACCCCTTGGATTTTTATgctgaaagaagagaagagaaaatgcTTAGTCCACAGATGGAGGCACTTGGAGAATTGGAGTTCAGAAGGGCCTTTCTGCTGTTGAGTTACATTGGAGG GGAGAGTCTTGAGACTCTTCAACCGGACTATATTAGAAGCTTGAAAGATTTGCCTATGGGAAGGTTTGAGAGAACAATATGGCAAGATGTGGGGCATAAATATATAAAGGATTGCCGCGATCGGCAATCG TATGTTGACTGGGATTCTAGTAGGCCACATGTATATCAGTGCTATGTTTCTACGGATGGGAGCTTAAGATTCAAG GGTCCTGTTATACAGAACTCAAGAACACACCTACAAAGAACGTTAGGGGATGACAATGTCTTACTTGTTAAATTCTCCGAGGAGGGAAGTGTCACGAAGACGCGAATCACTGTTGATGAGGCTATCAACCTGTATGAGAAGTTTGGAAAGGAAGGGATCCAAGTTGGACTTAGATTATATCGCTTTTTTG TTTTTAAAGATGGTggaaaggaagagaagaagaaggaccCAGCATCGTCCTCTGTAAAATGTTATTTTGTTAGGATGAAGTCACTTTCTTCTGCTGATGAGAGGGCATCGTACATTCTGGCAGATCGGAATATGATCGAAGCTAGATGTTTGTTTATGCATGCTCACACATTAGCTAGTGTGGATAAGTATATGGCCAG ATTCTCTCTTCTTCTATCAAAGACGTTCAAACTTGACATTGACTTGGCTAGTGTGAATGTTAAGCAAATTGATGATGAATATTGCCTG gatgaaaaaggagaaagaattCCTGATATAGATGGCAAACTGCGTATTCATACAGATGGAACTGGGTTCATCTCAGAAGACTTGGCGTCGTGCTGCCCTACCAGTTtgtttaaaggaactgccaaaaataaagtCACGAAG CCTTTGATGATCCAGTGCCGTCTCTTCCACAAGGGTTCTGCAATTAAAGGCACGCTTTTGGTTAATCATACG CTTCCTCCTAGGACAATCCAGGTTCGGGATTCAATGATTAAAGTTAAGAGCGACAAAGAACTTGAGAATGCTCCAAGCATAGATTCGTTAGAAGTAGTGGGAACGAG CAATCACCCAAATCGCTCATTCTTGTCTAAATATCTCATTGCACTTCTAAGCTATGGTGGAGTTCCAAATGAATACTTCATTGAAGTACTTCAGGATAATCTGAAAGAAGTTGATCAAATCTTCTCTAATAAGCGCGCTGCATTTAGAG CTTCTCTAAACCATGGTGAGATGGATGATTACACTGCACTGCGAATGATCTTATGTGGGATTTCTATTGAAGAGCCGCATTTGCAGTTTCAATTGTCCGTATTTGCAAAGGAGGAAATGAAGAAGCTTAGAGGAGGGAAGATCTATATACCAGATTCTTTCTATTTGATGGGGACTGTTGATCCCACTGGAAAATTAGAAAGAAATCAAGTTTGTGTAATTCA TGAAAATGGCCCAATTACAGGGGAGGTGTTAGTTTACAGAAATCCAGGTTTACATTTTGGGGACATTCACAGAATGGTTGCAGTACCTTTGGAGGAACTAAAATCTTATGTTGGTGATAGCAAATATGCAATTTTCTTCCCATGTGTTGGCCCTCGCTCTGTGGCAGATGAGATTGCCGGAGGCGATTTTGATGGAGACATGTACTGGGTTTCACAAAATTCTGAG CTATTAAAATCCTTCAGACAGAGTGACCCTTGGATAGAAACTCGACCTGAAGAACCTCATGATAAAGAACCACGTGATAAAGAACAAAATGTTAAAGAACCACGTGATATGTCTTCTGATGAATTTGAGGAACGGCTTTTTAGACTATACCTAAAGACTCGATTTGAACCAAG caTTGCAATAGGTGCAGCTGCTGATAGCTGGATGGCACTCATGGATCGATTTTTAACCATAAGAAATGAAGAGGAGAAGGAAAGAGTGAAGGAAAACATAATTAGATTGGTTAATATATATTATGTTGCATTGGATGCTCCGAAGAAAAGTGGTCGTAAG ATTGAAGTCCCAAAAGAGTTGTCTGCAGAATTGTTCCCACATTatatggaaaaggagaaatcaTTCACTTCAACCTCTGTGTTAGGAATGATATATGATGAGGTTCTCAGATGGCAACATAAAGAAGATCCTGCAATAG ACATAAAAAAACTCCCTTGTTTTGATATTGAAGTACCTAAAACAAGTTTGGAAAATTGGCGAAATTTATATAAGGAGTATTTGAGGGATATGACTGCTGCCTTAAGAGACAAAGAAAATGACAAAGATGCTTCCAAATGGAAGGCAGATGAAGTCATCAAATATTATAAGcag AAACTGTATGATGGTGCTGACAATATGGAAGATAGTGCAAGAGACATAAAtgatatttatattgatgctttggCTGTGTATAATGCTACTTATGACCATGCCATGGCAGTGAAGGAAGTTAATAAATGCGGATTTGCATGGAAGGTTGCAGGTTTACCTCTATGCAGTCTTTATAATCTTAAACAAGATGAAAAGGCTTTTGTGGTTTCCCTCTCTGTATTGCGTGAGATTGGATGA
- the LOC112802089 gene encoding probable RNA-dependent RNA polymerase 3 isoform X1 — MATNNGTEQVVVPLPVKVDNLLERICKEQNQRPPDSEARRKLAEIGEQEALTLLDKISDSKIKSLSAYIVYMIKISTGSSSPSSFPSPSISPFASSTLSPNRFTGSATRTMSQHHQTTDTVGLGSSQAVVTELKRNPLDFYAERREEKMLSPQMEALGELEFRRAFLLLSYIGGESLETLQPDYIRSLKDLPMGRFERTIWQDVGHKYIKDCRDRQSYVDWDSSRPHVYQCYVSTDGSLRFKGPVIQNSRTHLQRTLGDDNVLLVKFSEEGSVTKTRITVDEAINLYEKFGKEGIQVGLRLYRFFVFKDGGKEEKKKDPASSSVKCYFVRMKSLSSADERASYILADRNMIEARCLFMHAHTLASVDKYMARFSLLLSKTFKLDIDLASVNVKQIDDEYCLDEKGERIPDIDGKLRIHTDGTGFISEDLASCCPTSLFKGTAKNKVTKPLMIQCRLFHKGSAIKGTLLVNHTLPPRTIQVRDSMIKVKSDKELENAPSIDSLEVVGTSNHPNRSFLSKYLIALLSYGGVPNEYFIEVLQDNLKEVDQIFSNKRAAFRASLNHGEMDDYTALRMILCGISIEEPHLQFQLSVFAKEEMKKLRGGKIYIPDSFYLMGTVDPTGKLERNQVCVIHENGPITGEVLVYRNPGLHFGDIHRMVAVPLEELKSYVGDSKYAIFFPCVGPRSVADEIAGGDFDGDMYWVSQNSELLKSFRQSDPWIETRPEEPHDKEPRDKEQNVKEPRDMSSDEFEERLFRLYLKTRFEPSIAIGAAADSWMALMDRFLTIRNEEEKERVKENIIRLVNIYYVALDAPKKSGRKIEVPKELSAELFPHYMEKEKSFTSTSVLGMIYDEVLRWQHKEDPAIDIKKLPCFDIEVPKTSLENWRNLYKEYLRDMTAALRDKENDKDASKWKADEVIKYYKQKLYDGADNMEDSARDINDIYIDALAVYNATYDHAMAVKEVNKCGFAWKVAGLPLCSLYNLKQDEKAFVVSLSVLREIG, encoded by the exons ATGGCGACTAACAACGGCACAGAGCAAGTAGTGGTGCCTCTTCCAGTTAAGGTGGACAATCTTCTAGAGCGCATCTGCAAGGAACAGAACCAGCGTCCTCCAGATTCTGAAGCCAGGCGCAAGCTCGCTGAAATTGGCGAGCAAGAAGCCCTTACTTTACTAGACAAAATCTCAGACTCCAAAATCAAGTCTCTAAGCGCATACATAGTTTACATGATCAAAATATCAACTGGCTCATCATCGCCATCTTCATTTCCTTCTCCGTCGATCTCCCCTTTTGCTTCTTCTACTCTCTCTCCCAACCGTTTCACCGGTTCAGCTACGCGCACGATGAGCCAGCACCACCAAA CTACAGATACAGTTGGTTTAGGCAGTTCTCAGGCCGTTGTTACAGAACTTAAACGAAACCCCTTGGATTTTTATgctgaaagaagagaagagaaaatgcTTAGTCCACAGATGGAGGCACTTGGAGAATTGGAGTTCAGAAGGGCCTTTCTGCTGTTGAGTTACATTGGAGG GGAGAGTCTTGAGACTCTTCAACCGGACTATATTAGAAGCTTGAAAGATTTGCCTATGGGAAGGTTTGAGAGAACAATATGGCAAGATGTGGGGCATAAATATATAAAGGATTGCCGCGATCGGCAATCG TATGTTGACTGGGATTCTAGTAGGCCACATGTATATCAGTGCTATGTTTCTACGGATGGGAGCTTAAGATTCAAG GGTCCTGTTATACAGAACTCAAGAACACACCTACAAAGAACGTTAGGGGATGACAATGTCTTACTTGTTAAATTCTCCGAGGAGGGAAGTGTCACGAAGACGCGAATCACTGTTGATGAGGCTATCAACCTGTATGAGAAGTTTGGAAAGGAAGGGATCCAAGTTGGACTTAGATTATATCGCTTTTTTG TTTTTAAAGATGGTggaaaggaagagaagaagaaggaccCAGCATCGTCCTCTGTAAAATGTTATTTTGTTAGGATGAAGTCACTTTCTTCTGCTGATGAGAGGGCATCGTACATTCTGGCAGATCGGAATATGATCGAAGCTAGATGTTTGTTTATGCATGCTCACACATTAGCTAGTGTGGATAAGTATATGGCCAG ATTCTCTCTTCTTCTATCAAAGACGTTCAAACTTGACATTGACTTGGCTAGTGTGAATGTTAAGCAAATTGATGATGAATATTGCCTG gatgaaaaaggagaaagaattCCTGATATAGATGGCAAACTGCGTATTCATACAGATGGAACTGGGTTCATCTCAGAAGACTTGGCGTCGTGCTGCCCTACCAGTTtgtttaaaggaactgccaaaaataaagtCACGAAG CCTTTGATGATCCAGTGCCGTCTCTTCCACAAGGGTTCTGCAATTAAAGGCACGCTTTTGGTTAATCATACG CTTCCTCCTAGGACAATCCAGGTTCGGGATTCAATGATTAAAGTTAAGAGCGACAAAGAACTTGAGAATGCTCCAAGCATAGATTCGTTAGAAGTAGTGGGAACGAG CAATCACCCAAATCGCTCATTCTTGTCTAAATATCTCATTGCACTTCTAAGCTATGGTGGAGTTCCAAATGAATACTTCATTGAAGTACTTCAGGATAATCTGAAAGAAGTTGATCAAATCTTCTCTAATAAGCGCGCTGCATTTAGAG CTTCTCTAAACCATGGTGAGATGGATGATTACACTGCACTGCGAATGATCTTATGTGGGATTTCTATTGAAGAGCCGCATTTGCAGTTTCAATTGTCCGTATTTGCAAAGGAGGAAATGAAGAAGCTTAGAGGAGGGAAGATCTATATACCAGATTCTTTCTATTTGATGGGGACTGTTGATCCCACTGGAAAATTAGAAAGAAATCAAGTTTGTGTAATTCA TGAAAATGGCCCAATTACAGGGGAGGTGTTAGTTTACAGAAATCCAGGTTTACATTTTGGGGACATTCACAGAATGGTTGCAGTACCTTTGGAGGAACTAAAATCTTATGTTGGTGATAGCAAATATGCAATTTTCTTCCCATGTGTTGGCCCTCGCTCTGTGGCAGATGAGATTGCCGGAGGCGATTTTGATGGAGACATGTACTGGGTTTCACAAAATTCTGAG CTATTAAAATCCTTCAGACAGAGTGACCCTTGGATAGAAACTCGACCTGAAGAACCTCATGATAAAGAACCACGTGATAAAGAACAAAATGTTAAAGAACCACGTGATATGTCTTCTGATGAATTTGAGGAACGGCTTTTTAGACTATACCTAAAGACTCGATTTGAACCAAG caTTGCAATAGGTGCAGCTGCTGATAGCTGGATGGCACTCATGGATCGATTTTTAACCATAAGAAATGAAGAGGAGAAGGAAAGAGTGAAGGAAAACATAATTAGATTGGTTAATATATATTATGTTGCATTGGATGCTCCGAAGAAAAGTGGTCGTAAG ATTGAAGTCCCAAAAGAGTTGTCTGCAGAATTGTTCCCACATTatatggaaaaggagaaatcaTTCACTTCAACCTCTGTGTTAGGAATGATATATGATGAGGTTCTCAGATGGCAACATAAAGAAGATCCTGCAATAG ACATAAAAAAACTCCCTTGTTTTGATATTGAAGTACCTAAAACAAGTTTGGAAAATTGGCGAAATTTATATAAGGAGTATTTGAGGGATATGACTGCTGCCTTAAGAGACAAAGAAAATGACAAAGATGCTTCCAAATGGAAGGCAGATGAAGTCATCAAATATTATAAGcag AAACTGTATGATGGTGCTGACAATATGGAAGATAGTGCAAGAGACATAAAtgatatttatattgatgctttggCTGTGTATAATGCTACTTATGACCATGCCATGGCAGTGAAGGAAGTTAATAAATGCGGATTTGCATGGAAGGTTGCAGGTTTACCTCTATGCAGTCTTTATAATCTTAAACAAGATGAAAAGGCTTTTGTGGTTTCCCTCTCTGTATTGCGTGAGATTGGATGA
- the LOC112802089 gene encoding probable RNA-dependent RNA polymerase 3 isoform X3, producing the protein MATNNGTEQVVVPLPVKVDNLLERICKEQNQRPPDSEARRKLAEIGEQEALTLLDKISDSKIKSLSAYIVYMIKISTGSSSPSSFPSPSISPFASSTLSPNRFTGSATRTMSQHHQTTDTVGLGSSQAVVTELKRNPLDFYAERREEKMLSPQMEALGELEFRRAFLLLSYIGGESLETLQPDYIRSLKDLPMGRFERTIWQDVGHKYIKDCRDRQSYVDWDSSRPHVYQCYVSTDGSLRFKGPVIQNSRTHLQRTLGDDNVLLVKFSEEGSVTKTRITVDEAINLYEKFGKEGIQVGLRLYRFFVFKDGGKEEKKKDPASSSVKCYFVRMKSLSSADERASYILADRNMIEARCLFMHAHTLASVDKYMARFSLLLSKTFKLDIDLASVNVKQIDDEYCLDEKGERIPDIDGKLRIHTDGTGFISEDLASCCPTSLFKGTAKNKVTKPLMIQCRLFHKGSAIKGTLLVNHTLPPRTIQVRDSMIKVKSDKELENAPSIDSLEVVGTSNHPNRSFLSKYLIALLSYGGVPNEYFIEVLQDNLKEVDQIFSNKRAAFRASLNHGEMDDYTALRMILCGISIEEPHLQFQLSVFAKEEMKKLRGGKIYIPDSFYLMGTVDPTGKLERNQVCVIHENGPITGEVLVYRNPGLHFGDIHRMVAVPLEELKSYVGDSKYAIFFPCVGPRSVADEIAGGDFDGDMYWVSQNSELLKSFRQSDPWIETRPEEPHDKEPRDKEQNVKEPRDMSSDEFEERLFRLYLKTRFEPSIAIGAAADSWMALMDRFLTIRNEEEKERVKENIIRLVNIYYVALDAPKKSGRKIEVPKELSAELFPHYMEKEKSFTSTSVLGMIYDEVLRWQHKEDPAIDIKKLPCFDIEVPKTSLENWRNLYKEYLRDMTAALRDKENDKDASKWKADEVIKYYKQCMLMGIFLFG; encoded by the exons ATGGCGACTAACAACGGCACAGAGCAAGTAGTGGTGCCTCTTCCAGTTAAGGTGGACAATCTTCTAGAGCGCATCTGCAAGGAACAGAACCAGCGTCCTCCAGATTCTGAAGCCAGGCGCAAGCTCGCTGAAATTGGCGAGCAAGAAGCCCTTACTTTACTAGACAAAATCTCAGACTCCAAAATCAAGTCTCTAAGCGCATACATAGTTTACATGATCAAAATATCAACTGGCTCATCATCGCCATCTTCATTTCCTTCTCCGTCGATCTCCCCTTTTGCTTCTTCTACTCTCTCTCCCAACCGTTTCACCGGTTCAGCTACGCGCACGATGAGCCAGCACCACCAAA CTACAGATACAGTTGGTTTAGGCAGTTCTCAGGCCGTTGTTACAGAACTTAAACGAAACCCCTTGGATTTTTATgctgaaagaagagaagagaaaatgcTTAGTCCACAGATGGAGGCACTTGGAGAATTGGAGTTCAGAAGGGCCTTTCTGCTGTTGAGTTACATTGGAGG GGAGAGTCTTGAGACTCTTCAACCGGACTATATTAGAAGCTTGAAAGATTTGCCTATGGGAAGGTTTGAGAGAACAATATGGCAAGATGTGGGGCATAAATATATAAAGGATTGCCGCGATCGGCAATCG TATGTTGACTGGGATTCTAGTAGGCCACATGTATATCAGTGCTATGTTTCTACGGATGGGAGCTTAAGATTCAAG GGTCCTGTTATACAGAACTCAAGAACACACCTACAAAGAACGTTAGGGGATGACAATGTCTTACTTGTTAAATTCTCCGAGGAGGGAAGTGTCACGAAGACGCGAATCACTGTTGATGAGGCTATCAACCTGTATGAGAAGTTTGGAAAGGAAGGGATCCAAGTTGGACTTAGATTATATCGCTTTTTTG TTTTTAAAGATGGTggaaaggaagagaagaagaaggaccCAGCATCGTCCTCTGTAAAATGTTATTTTGTTAGGATGAAGTCACTTTCTTCTGCTGATGAGAGGGCATCGTACATTCTGGCAGATCGGAATATGATCGAAGCTAGATGTTTGTTTATGCATGCTCACACATTAGCTAGTGTGGATAAGTATATGGCCAG ATTCTCTCTTCTTCTATCAAAGACGTTCAAACTTGACATTGACTTGGCTAGTGTGAATGTTAAGCAAATTGATGATGAATATTGCCTG gatgaaaaaggagaaagaattCCTGATATAGATGGCAAACTGCGTATTCATACAGATGGAACTGGGTTCATCTCAGAAGACTTGGCGTCGTGCTGCCCTACCAGTTtgtttaaaggaactgccaaaaataaagtCACGAAG CCTTTGATGATCCAGTGCCGTCTCTTCCACAAGGGTTCTGCAATTAAAGGCACGCTTTTGGTTAATCATACG CTTCCTCCTAGGACAATCCAGGTTCGGGATTCAATGATTAAAGTTAAGAGCGACAAAGAACTTGAGAATGCTCCAAGCATAGATTCGTTAGAAGTAGTGGGAACGAG CAATCACCCAAATCGCTCATTCTTGTCTAAATATCTCATTGCACTTCTAAGCTATGGTGGAGTTCCAAATGAATACTTCATTGAAGTACTTCAGGATAATCTGAAAGAAGTTGATCAAATCTTCTCTAATAAGCGCGCTGCATTTAGAG CTTCTCTAAACCATGGTGAGATGGATGATTACACTGCACTGCGAATGATCTTATGTGGGATTTCTATTGAAGAGCCGCATTTGCAGTTTCAATTGTCCGTATTTGCAAAGGAGGAAATGAAGAAGCTTAGAGGAGGGAAGATCTATATACCAGATTCTTTCTATTTGATGGGGACTGTTGATCCCACTGGAAAATTAGAAAGAAATCAAGTTTGTGTAATTCA TGAAAATGGCCCAATTACAGGGGAGGTGTTAGTTTACAGAAATCCAGGTTTACATTTTGGGGACATTCACAGAATGGTTGCAGTACCTTTGGAGGAACTAAAATCTTATGTTGGTGATAGCAAATATGCAATTTTCTTCCCATGTGTTGGCCCTCGCTCTGTGGCAGATGAGATTGCCGGAGGCGATTTTGATGGAGACATGTACTGGGTTTCACAAAATTCTGAG CTATTAAAATCCTTCAGACAGAGTGACCCTTGGATAGAAACTCGACCTGAAGAACCTCATGATAAAGAACCACGTGATAAAGAACAAAATGTTAAAGAACCACGTGATATGTCTTCTGATGAATTTGAGGAACGGCTTTTTAGACTATACCTAAAGACTCGATTTGAACCAAG caTTGCAATAGGTGCAGCTGCTGATAGCTGGATGGCACTCATGGATCGATTTTTAACCATAAGAAATGAAGAGGAGAAGGAAAGAGTGAAGGAAAACATAATTAGATTGGTTAATATATATTATGTTGCATTGGATGCTCCGAAGAAAAGTGGTCGTAAG ATTGAAGTCCCAAAAGAGTTGTCTGCAGAATTGTTCCCACATTatatggaaaaggagaaatcaTTCACTTCAACCTCTGTGTTAGGAATGATATATGATGAGGTTCTCAGATGGCAACATAAAGAAGATCCTGCAATAG ACATAAAAAAACTCCCTTGTTTTGATATTGAAGTACCTAAAACAAGTTTGGAAAATTGGCGAAATTTATATAAGGAGTATTTGAGGGATATGACTGCTGCCTTAAGAGACAAAGAAAATGACAAAGATGCTTCCAAATGGAAGGCAGATGAAGTCATCAAATATTATAAGcag TGTATGCTGATGGGAATTTTCCTTTTTGGGTAG
- the LOC112803802 gene encoding uncharacterized protein, which yields MHSSNAEDRPSSYALSGEMKLEIGLKFLNRESMMLAVKNYNIRRSAEYKVVESDQRSCLANSMSQDHAQLDSNVICQHIFPIVHADATICVKVLQGSVESAYGYFNALQAFVPGTIVDLQTVSYYVRNTLDRDSVMFYQVFWLFPSCVQAFRHCKPLVSVDGTHLYGKYAGTLLMGIAQDGNNNILPVAFALVERENTDAWYFFLTNLRRHVMTRPGVLLIFDKHAAIKATLEREGCGWEHNVYCIRHIASNFATSFKSKEAKRHLFNVAYSKTQEQVQYYLELISSEDPIALPQMMGWIRGLEPLKWLQHLEEGRRYGHMTTNLSECINSVLKGTRNLPVCAIVKSTYHCLNELFVIKGQQAQVHIASGQVFSQFLQKAILANREGISQMLVTSYDRATTVFTVDEITAVGVQSRFRLNLQARRCDCGYFQALHYPCAHALAACAYARLEWQ from the exons ATGCATTCGAGTAACGCAGAGGACAGACCTAGCAGTTACGCTCTGTCAGGCGAGATGAAGCTCGAAATTGGGTTAAAGTTTCTGAACCGGGAATCAATGATGCTGGCAGTCAAAAACTACAACATCCGTAGGAGTGCAGAGTATAAGGTCGTAGAGTCCGACCAAAGGAG TTGCTTGGCAAATTCGATGTCTCAAGACCACGCTCAACTAGATAGCAATGTGATCTGTCAACACATATTCCCCATAGTGCATGCTGATGCGACTATTTGTGTAAAGGTGTTGCAAGGGTCGGTAGAGTCAGCATACGG ATACTTCAATGCACTGCAAGCTTTCGTCCCAG GGACAATTGTTGACCTCCAAACAGTTTCGTACTATGTCAGAAACACCCTTGACCGTGATAGCGTCATGTTTTACCAGGTTTTCTGGTTGTTTCCTTCATGTGTTCAAGCGTTTAGGCATTGCAAGCCACTGGTATCAGTAGACGGAACACATTTGTACGGTAAGTACGCTGGCACCCTTCTCATGGGTATAGCACAGGATGGAAACAACAATATTCTGCCCGTTGCCTTTGCCCTTGTCGAAAGGGAGAACACAGATGCATGGTACTTCTTCCTGACCAATTTGAGGAGACATGTAATGACTAGGCCAGGAGTTCTTCTTATCTTCGATAAGCATGCTGCAATAAAGGCGACATTGGAGCGTGAAGGATGTGGCTGGGAGCACAATGTTTACTGTATACGACATATTGCCTCCAACTTCGCAACAAGTTTTAAGAGTAAGGAAGCCAAAAGACACCTGTTTAATGTCGCTTATTCAAAGACGCAAGAGCAAGTGCAGTACTACCTTGAGTTAATTAGCAGCGAGGATCCCATAGCATTGCCGCAGATGATGGGTTGGATACGAGGGTTAGAGCCACTTAAATGGCTCCAGCACCTTGAAGAGGGCCGACGATATGGTCACATGACGACCAATCTTTCTGAGTGTATCAACTCCGTCCTGAAAGGCACTAGAAATCTACCCGTCTGTGCAATTGTCAAGTCTACCTACCATTGCCTAAATGAGTTATTCGTCATCAAGGGTCAGCAAGCACAAGTGCATATTGCAAGCGGTCAGGTGTTCTCACAGTTCCTGCAGAAGGCCATATTAGCGAACCGTGAGGGAATTTCTCAGATGCTAGTGACGTCGTACGATAGAGCCACTACCGTATTCACAGTCGATGAGATAACTGCTGTAGGGGTGCAGTCTCGGTTTAGGCTTAACCTTCAGGCTCGTAGATGTGACTGTGGTTACTTCCAGGCGTTACACTACCCATGTGCTCATGCTCTAGCCGCTTGCGCCTACGCGAGACTAGAGTGGCAATAG